A single genomic interval of Polaribacter vadi harbors:
- a CDS encoding sigma-70 family RNA polymerase sigma factor: MRQLKISKQVTNRDAKSLDKYFQEISKIGLITADEEVELALKIKKGDGKALDQLVKANLRFVVSVAKQYQNQGLKLSDLINEGNLGLVKAAKRFDETRGFKFISYAVWWIRQSIMSALADQSRIVRLPLNKIGSISKIKKIYSKLEQRNERIPTYVEIANELDTTVSSVEQSMKNSGRHISMDAPFREGEDSNMYNVLQSGDSPRPDNELMKQSLTTEIDRALGTLSQKEAKVIKMFYGIGRKSPCSLAEIGEQFDLTRERVRQVKQRAIRRLQSKSKTEFLRYYLG, translated from the coding sequence ATGAGACAACTTAAAATAAGTAAACAAGTAACCAATCGTGATGCAAAATCTTTAGATAAATATTTTCAAGAAATTAGTAAAATTGGCTTAATAACTGCTGATGAGGAAGTTGAACTGGCTTTGAAAATAAAAAAAGGAGATGGTAAAGCATTAGATCAATTGGTAAAAGCGAACTTACGATTTGTTGTTTCTGTGGCAAAACAATACCAAAATCAAGGTTTAAAATTATCGGATTTAATTAATGAAGGTAATTTAGGCTTGGTAAAAGCTGCAAAACGATTTGATGAAACTAGAGGTTTTAAGTTTATTTCTTATGCTGTTTGGTGGATTCGTCAATCAATTATGTCTGCATTAGCAGATCAATCTAGAATTGTACGTTTGCCTTTAAATAAGATTGGAAGTATTAGTAAGATTAAAAAAATATACTCGAAATTAGAACAACGTAATGAAAGAATACCTACGTATGTAGAAATTGCGAATGAATTAGATACTACTGTTAGTAGTGTTGAGCAAAGTATGAAAAACTCTGGCAGACATATTTCTATGGATGCTCCTTTTAGAGAAGGTGAAGATTCTAATATGTATAATGTTTTACAATCTGGAGATTCGCCAAGACCAGATAACGAACTAATGAAACAATCTTTAACTACTGAAATTGATAGAGCTTTAGGAACCTTATCTCAAAAAGAAGCTAAAGTTATTAAAATGTTTTACGGAATAGGACGTAAATCTCCTTGTAGTTTAGCAGAAATAGGTGAACAGTTTGATTTAACAAGAGAACGTGTAAGACAAGTAAAACAAAGAGCTATTAGACGTTTACAGAGTAAATCTAAAACAGAATTTTTACGTTATTATTTAGGATAA
- a CDS encoding phage holin family protein produces MKTFLKILLTALAVILLANILPGVEVAGYVSAIIVAIVIALLNMIVRPLLIFLTLPATLITFGLFIFVINAIIILLADKLVDGFTVTGFWAALFFSILLSIFRSFLFTLLDDKEK; encoded by the coding sequence ATGAAGACATTTTTAAAGATTTTATTAACGGCTTTAGCAGTAATACTTTTAGCAAATATTTTACCAGGAGTAGAGGTTGCAGGTTATGTTTCTGCAATTATTGTAGCTATTGTAATTGCGCTGTTAAATATGATAGTAAGACCACTTTTAATTTTTTTAACATTGCCAGCAACTTTAATAACTTTTGGGTTATTTATTTTTGTAATTAACGCAATTATAATTCTATTGGCAGATAAATTAGTTGATGGTTTTACAGTAACAGGTTTCTGGGCAGCACTTTTCTTTAGTATTTTACTATCTATTTTTAGATCTTTCTTATTTACTTTATTAGATGATAAAGAAAAATAG
- a CDS encoding SusC/RagA family TonB-linked outer membrane protein, which yields MINFLFFKNKNIRKRVFLGLMFLFCGYLNAQVTVSGTVTDKQGPLLGVTILIKGTAKGTSTDFDGNYTISNVPTDGILVFSYLGYTSKEISVNNTTSIDVILVEDSQALDEIVVIGYGTMKRSDLTGSVVSISSESIEKTVSTTIDQVLQGRAAGVQIQQNSGAPGGSSSIRIRGISSLSLSNEPIFVIDGVVISGGTGSNTENPLSSINPSDILSIDVLKDASATAIYGSRASNGVIMITTKRGRNGRLSLGYDTYFGFQEIPKKLDVLNLQEYATHKNTRSDLGIVERDNNFIRADLFGEGTDWQEEMFTKALMQSHNFSASGGNEKTTFAMGIGYLEQEGIAIGSGFNRFNLRGVIDSQVKDYLKLGVNIAISNSKQENTFSNDGLIITALRQTPNVPVSNPDGSFAGPSDEFAPSNPVGKALLNENRNEQIGVRANAYAEVKIMNALKVKSEYAFSYGFGNRYTFNPSYYFSEFDFTDVASGSREKTFSKFWSWNNVLTYNNTFGAHNLNLTLGQELQKSSYENLFGSVSGYLSNGVTDLSAGDPTTANVRNNSNVSTISSYFGRVFYNFDDKYLLTATVRRDGSSRFAEGNKWGTFPSAAFAWKASEENFLKDSDVISNLKFRLGWGEVGNQAVPNNRYTIALNATATNWGTGVLAANIANPDLEWETTASSNFGIDLSLFNNRVEFITDLYYKKTKNLLLLLPLPAYVGSQGQGSAAAPFVNIGSLENKGIEFTLNTLNVETKNFSWSSNITFSNNENKVLSLVSETGVIDRTLQEGSDITTVTRTAVGQPIGQYYGYKVIGRFEKATDFYYKDANGNVVPTALPEDMEIAENSAWIGDYIFEDVNNDGVINEQDLSYIGNPEADFTFGFGNTFKYKDFDFNIFITGSYGNEVVNYQRRFLENPRNNHNLLTSALGYAQLDLIDPNGPNDYRNVEIVGGDQYMPRIGASPASSASNYRFSDRFVEDGSYIRIKNISLGYNFSSESVSKFGLQSLRVYTNTQNVATFTKYSGFDPEVGSINQDALLTGFDNGRYPSPLIFTVGLNVKF from the coding sequence ATGATAAACTTTTTATTTTTTAAAAACAAAAACATTAGAAAGCGAGTTTTTTTAGGTTTAATGTTCTTGTTTTGCGGTTACTTAAACGCTCAAGTAACAGTTTCAGGAACTGTAACTGATAAACAGGGACCATTACTTGGAGTAACTATTTTAATTAAGGGAACTGCAAAAGGGACTTCAACTGACTTTGATGGAAACTATACAATTTCAAACGTACCTACTGATGGTATATTAGTCTTCAGTTATCTTGGCTACACCAGTAAAGAAATTTCTGTAAATAACACCACCTCAATTGATGTAATTTTGGTAGAAGACTCTCAAGCACTTGACGAAATTGTAGTAATTGGTTACGGAACAATGAAAAGAAGCGATCTAACAGGTTCCGTCGTTTCTATCTCTAGCGAATCAATAGAGAAAACGGTTAGTACAACTATAGATCAAGTACTACAGGGTCGTGCTGCAGGAGTTCAAATTCAACAAAATAGTGGTGCTCCAGGAGGTAGTTCTTCAATTCGTATACGTGGTATAAGTTCATTAAGTTTAAGTAACGAGCCCATTTTTGTTATTGATGGTGTGGTTATTAGTGGTGGTACAGGTTCTAATACCGAAAATCCTTTATCATCTATTAATCCATCAGACATACTTTCTATTGATGTTTTAAAAGATGCATCTGCAACTGCTATTTATGGTTCTAGAGCTTCTAATGGTGTTATTATGATTACTACAAAACGTGGAAGAAATGGTAGACTTTCGTTAGGTTATGATACTTATTTTGGTTTTCAAGAAATACCAAAAAAATTAGACGTCTTAAACCTTCAAGAATATGCTACTCATAAAAATACAAGATCAGATTTAGGAATTGTAGAAAGAGACAATAACTTTATCAGAGCAGATTTATTTGGAGAAGGTACAGATTGGCAAGAAGAAATGTTCACTAAAGCTCTAATGCAAAGCCATAACTTTTCTGCATCAGGTGGTAACGAAAAAACAACCTTTGCTATGGGTATTGGCTATTTAGAACAAGAAGGTATTGCTATTGGTTCTGGTTTTAATAGATTTAACTTAAGAGGTGTAATAGATTCTCAAGTTAAAGATTATTTAAAATTAGGCGTAAATATTGCTATAAGTAATTCTAAACAAGAAAATACTTTTTCTAATGATGGATTAATTATAACAGCATTAAGACAAACACCAAATGTTCCTGTAAGCAACCCTGATGGTTCCTTTGCTGGTCCAAGTGATGAGTTTGCACCATCAAATCCAGTAGGTAAAGCTTTATTAAATGAAAACAGAAACGAACAAATTGGTGTTAGAGCTAATGCATATGCAGAAGTTAAAATAATGAATGCTCTTAAAGTAAAATCAGAATATGCTTTTAGCTATGGTTTTGGAAACAGATATACATTTAATCCTTCTTATTATTTTAGTGAGTTCGATTTTACTGATGTAGCTTCAGGTTCTAGAGAAAAAACATTTAGCAAATTTTGGAGTTGGAATAATGTTTTAACTTATAATAATACTTTTGGTGCTCATAATCTTAATTTAACTTTAGGTCAAGAATTACAAAAAAGTTCGTATGAAAACTTATTTGGTTCTGTATCTGGATATTTATCAAACGGAGTAACGGATTTAAGTGCTGGAGATCCAACAACTGCTAATGTTCGTAACAACAGTAATGTTAGTACTATAAGTTCTTATTTTGGTAGAGTATTTTATAATTTTGATGATAAATATTTACTTACTGCAACAGTACGTAGAGATGGTTCTTCTAGATTTGCAGAAGGTAATAAATGGGGAACCTTTCCTTCAGCTGCATTCGCTTGGAAAGCTTCAGAAGAAAACTTCTTAAAAGATAGTGATGTAATAAGTAATTTAAAATTTCGTTTAGGATGGGGAGAAGTAGGTAACCAAGCTGTACCAAATAATAGATATACAATAGCATTAAATGCAACTGCTACCAATTGGGGTACAGGTGTTCTTGCAGCTAATATTGCAAATCCAGATTTAGAGTGGGAAACAACTGCTTCCAGTAACTTTGGTATAGATTTAAGTCTTTTTAACAATAGAGTTGAGTTTATTACTGACTTGTATTATAAGAAGACAAAAAACTTACTATTATTATTACCTTTACCAGCTTACGTTGGTTCTCAAGGACAAGGTTCTGCAGCTGCACCTTTTGTAAATATTGGTTCACTTGAAAATAAAGGAATCGAATTTACGCTAAACACTTTAAACGTAGAAACTAAAAACTTTAGTTGGAGTTCTAACATTACTTTTTCAAATAACGAGAACAAAGTACTTTCTCTAGTATCAGAAACAGGTGTTATAGACAGAACTTTACAAGAAGGTTCAGACATAACAACAGTTACAAGAACAGCTGTTGGTCAACCAATTGGGCAATATTATGGCTATAAAGTTATTGGGAGGTTTGAAAAAGCTACTGATTTTTACTACAAAGATGCAAATGGAAATGTTGTGCCAACTGCGTTACCAGAAGATATGGAAATTGCAGAAAATAGTGCTTGGATAGGAGATTACATTTTTGAAGATGTAAATAATGATGGTGTTATAAACGAGCAAGATTTAAGTTACATTGGTAATCCAGAAGCAGATTTTACTTTTGGTTTTGGTAACACTTTTAAATACAAAGATTTCGATTTTAATATATTCATAACAGGGTCTTATGGTAATGAAGTTGTAAATTATCAACGTCGTTTTTTAGAAAACCCTAGAAATAATCACAACCTATTAACTTCAGCATTAGGTTACGCCCAATTAGATTTAATAGATCCAAATGGGCCAAACGATTATCGTAATGTTGAAATTGTTGGAGGAGATCAATATATGCCAAGAATAGGTGCATCACCAGCTTCATCTGCATCTAACTATCGTTTTAGTGATAGATTTGTTGAAGATGGTTCTTATATTAGAATTAAAAACATTTCTTTAGGTTATAATTTTTCAAGTGAATCGGTTTCTAAATTTGGTCTTCAATCACTTAGAGTTTACACAAATACACAAAACGTAGCAACTTTTACAAAATATTCAGGTTTTGATCCTGAAGTAGGATCAATTAACCAAGACGCACTTTTAACAGGTTTTGATAATGGTAGATATCCATCTCCATTAATCTTTACTGTAGGCTTAAATGTTAAATTTTAA
- a CDS encoding RagB/SusD family nutrient uptake outer membrane protein, which translates to MKTKKIIYTLLILITMSALSSCSEFLDVEPNDTYTLDNFYASEDDFKAATAPLYNRVWFDFNTKFYYGLGDGKSYNLYAPFSDYIYPFSDLAESALTGPLVEAWSSFYNVVQQSNNVIDGIQQSPVDEDTQKLYIAEARFMRGTAYWYLASLWGDVILSTNPKDLVSNPIVNKNSRNDVYEFAMRDLEYAAKYLPEQPANNGRVTKYSAFGMLSRIYLSYSGLSDNPNSGNRNQEYLDLSIKASEKVINEGPYMLMDDYADLFTIENNNNQESIFALQWVPNGEYGTNNFQQGFFALGSDITGNDVAYGYWTRASYDVLQEYETDDLRRKATWMADGDFYPEINISNGGYTVDHENTFVNVKKGVVGSTKDNPLISRQNSALNTYMMRLGEVYLNYAEAVLGNNQTTTDANALMYVNLLRTRAGLDSKTSLTYEDIIKERRIELCMEGQYWYDLVRRSYYEQQEVINYITSQDRGNIVPILYDAPTNDVSVDATRDTQARAIGAVNEGIFLLPYPESEVVQNPLLREAPVPYEFTEERITDLF; encoded by the coding sequence ATGAAAACAAAAAAAATTATATACACCTTACTTATCCTAATTACAATGTCTGCACTTTCTAGTTGTAGTGAGTTTTTAGATGTAGAACCAAATGATACTTACACTCTAGATAACTTTTACGCCTCTGAAGATGATTTTAAAGCTGCAACAGCACCACTTTACAATAGAGTTTGGTTTGATTTTAACACTAAATTTTATTATGGTTTAGGAGATGGTAAATCCTATAATTTATATGCACCTTTCTCAGATTATATTTATCCTTTTAGCGATTTAGCAGAAAGTGCCTTAACAGGTCCGTTAGTAGAAGCTTGGTCTTCTTTTTACAATGTTGTTCAACAATCTAACAACGTTATAGATGGCATACAACAAAGTCCTGTAGATGAAGATACACAAAAACTATATATAGCAGAAGCTAGATTTATGAGAGGAACAGCTTATTGGTATTTAGCATCATTATGGGGAGATGTTATTCTTTCTACAAATCCAAAAGATTTGGTTAGTAACCCAATTGTAAATAAAAACTCTAGAAACGATGTTTATGAATTTGCAATGAGAGATTTAGAATATGCTGCTAAATATCTACCAGAGCAACCAGCAAATAATGGTCGTGTTACAAAATATAGCGCTTTTGGTATGCTATCGAGAATATATTTATCTTATTCTGGTTTAAGTGATAACCCAAATAGTGGTAATAGAAATCAGGAATATTTAGATTTATCAATAAAAGCATCAGAAAAGGTAATTAATGAAGGACCATATATGTTAATGGATGATTATGCTGATTTATTTACAATAGAAAATAACAATAATCAAGAATCAATATTTGCATTACAATGGGTGCCAAATGGAGAATATGGAACAAATAATTTCCAACAAGGATTCTTTGCATTGGGTTCTGATATTACAGGAAACGATGTAGCATATGGTTATTGGACAAGAGCTTCTTATGATGTATTGCAAGAATACGAAACTGATGATTTACGTCGTAAAGCAACTTGGATGGCAGATGGAGATTTTTATCCAGAAATAAATATTTCTAATGGAGGTTATACAGTAGATCATGAAAACACATTTGTTAACGTAAAAAAAGGTGTCGTAGGTTCTACTAAAGACAACCCACTTATTTCAAGACAAAACTCGGCATTAAATACATATATGATGCGTTTAGGAGAAGTATATTTAAACTATGCTGAAGCAGTTTTAGGTAATAATCAAACCACTACAGATGCTAATGCTTTAATGTATGTAAATTTATTACGTACACGTGCAGGTTTAGATTCTAAAACAAGTTTAACTTATGAAGATATCATTAAAGAAAGAAGAATAGAACTTTGTATGGAGGGCCAATATTGGTACGATTTAGTACGTAGATCTTATTACGAACAACAAGAAGTAATAAATTATATTACATCTCAAGATAGAGGTAACATTGTGCCAATTCTTTACGATGCTCCAACAAATGACGTTTCAGTAGACGCTACTAGAGATACACAAGCACGTGCTATTGGAGCAGTAAATGAAGGTATTTTCCTTTTACCTTATCCAGAATCTGAGGTGGTACAAAATCCTTTGTTAAGAGAGGCACCTGTACCTTACGAATTTACTGAAGAAAGAATAACAGATTTATTTTAA
- a CDS encoding L-threonylcarbamoyladenylate synthase has protein sequence MSIISKDIQKAISLLENEELVAIPTETVYGLAGNIFSEKAIKRIFETKKRPFFNPLIVHISSVDELETIVAEIPEKARILANTFWPGSMTLVLKKNKNIPSIITAGKDTVAVRVPNHPVTLSLLEQLSFPLAAPSANPFNNISPTKPEHVENYFKDELKMVLDGGFCKNGIESTIIGFEDNEPIIYRLGALSVEDIEAVVGKISIKNKKEENPDAPGMLNKHYSPKTQTILTTDITSEIEKHPNKKIGVLTFNTFYRSDKIDTQIILSEEKNLQEAASKLYDSLHQLDSLNLDVIIVEEMPNFGLGKSMNDRLQRAAFKD, from the coding sequence ATGAGCATCATTTCCAAAGACATACAAAAAGCAATTTCGTTATTAGAAAACGAAGAATTGGTGGCAATTCCTACAGAAACTGTATATGGTTTAGCTGGTAATATTTTTAGTGAAAAAGCAATTAAACGTATTTTTGAAACTAAAAAGCGTCCGTTTTTTAATCCTTTAATTGTGCATATTTCATCTGTAGATGAGTTGGAAACTATTGTTGCTGAAATTCCTGAAAAAGCGAGAATTTTAGCAAATACTTTTTGGCCTGGTTCTATGACTTTAGTGCTAAAAAAGAATAAAAATATTCCTAGTATAATTACTGCAGGCAAAGATACTGTTGCAGTTCGTGTACCAAATCACCCTGTAACGTTATCGCTTTTAGAACAATTGTCTTTTCCTTTGGCAGCACCAAGTGCAAACCCTTTTAATAATATTAGCCCAACAAAACCAGAACACGTAGAGAATTATTTTAAAGACGAACTTAAGATGGTTTTAGATGGTGGTTTTTGTAAAAATGGAATAGAATCTACCATTATTGGTTTTGAAGATAATGAACCTATTATTTATAGATTAGGTGCTTTGTCTGTGGAAGATATTGAAGCTGTTGTTGGCAAAATTTCCATCAAAAATAAAAAGGAAGAAAACCCAGATGCTCCAGGAATGTTGAACAAACATTATTCTCCAAAAACGCAAACTATTTTAACCACGGATATTACATCAGAAATTGAAAAACATCCCAATAAAAAAATAGGGGTTTTAACGTTTAATACTTTTTATAGAAGCGATAAAATTGATACTCAAATTATTTTATCCGAAGAAAAAAACTTGCAAGAGGCTGCCTCAAAATTGTACGACAGTTTGCATCAATTAGATTCTTTAAATTTAGATGTAATAATTGTAGAAGAAATGCCAAATTTCGGTTTGGGAAAATCGATGAACGATCGTTTACAAAGAGCTGCTTTTAAGGATTAA
- a CDS encoding RluA family pseudouridine synthase — MKHFLHFNSDISEIDFPKKFTFPFYYDAHPLAVLAAEEIHQYLQNQTDFKHNFGIHTNSDELPVGKMFGVLVVKNKNDEVGYLAAFSGKLADKSLPEKFVPPVFNMRTEGSFYIKGEAEIDAINEELSILKKDKNYLKIKKANKKLHQEIADDLENQRKKMKLSKKNRKLRKKNATSLLNELEFKKLTEKLTQESYNDQFFYKELVEYYQTKVVKSNNELAFFEDRISFLKIERKEKSNFLQQTLFSKYAFLNQQKKLKSLLTIFDDPLIKPPAGSGECAAPKLLNYAFANDLKPICMAEFWWGISPNSAIRKHKNFYPACQSRCKPILNHMLKGIEMDSNLLLENLSEDKKLDIIFEDDILIVVNKPAEFLSVPGKTIQDSVYSRIKEKYPLATGPLIVHRLDMSTSGILLLTKTKEANKVLQSQFINRTVKKRYVALLNGDLAEKSGNIQLPIRVDLDDRPKQLVDFVHGKNAETNWEIINKENGKTRVYFYPITGRTHQLRVHAAHKNGLNTPILGDDLYGKKANRLHLHAQFIEFLHPTTHKKMSFTVDADF; from the coding sequence TTGAAACACTTCCTACATTTTAATTCTGATATTTCTGAAATTGATTTTCCAAAGAAATTTACATTTCCTTTTTATTATGATGCACATCCTTTAGCTGTTCTTGCAGCAGAAGAAATTCATCAATATTTACAAAATCAAACAGATTTTAAACACAATTTTGGCATCCATACAAATAGTGATGAATTGCCAGTTGGTAAAATGTTCGGAGTTTTAGTGGTAAAAAATAAGAATGATGAAGTTGGTTATTTAGCTGCTTTTTCTGGGAAATTGGCTGATAAAAGTTTACCTGAAAAATTTGTTCCTCCTGTTTTTAATATGAGAACTGAAGGTAGTTTTTACATTAAAGGTGAAGCTGAAATTGATGCAATTAATGAGGAATTAAGCATTTTAAAGAAAGATAAAAACTATCTAAAAATTAAAAAAGCGAACAAAAAACTACATCAAGAAATTGCTGATGATTTAGAAAATCAGCGAAAAAAAATGAAACTTTCTAAAAAAAACAGAAAACTTAGAAAGAAAAATGCAACTTCACTTTTAAATGAGTTGGAGTTTAAAAAGTTAACTGAAAAACTAACGCAAGAAAGTTATAATGATCAGTTTTTTTACAAAGAATTGGTGGAATATTATCAAACAAAAGTTGTAAAATCGAATAACGAATTGGCTTTTTTTGAAGATAGAATTTCATTTCTCAAAATAGAACGAAAAGAAAAATCGAACTTTTTACAGCAGACTTTATTTAGTAAATATGCTTTTTTAAATCAACAAAAAAAGCTAAAAAGTCTGTTAACTATTTTTGATGATCCACTAATAAAACCTCCTGCTGGTTCTGGAGAATGTGCTGCTCCAAAATTATTAAATTACGCTTTTGCAAACGATTTAAAACCCATTTGTATGGCAGAATTTTGGTGGGGAATTTCGCCAAACTCAGCCATTAGAAAGCACAAAAATTTTTATCCTGCTTGCCAAAGTAGATGCAAACCCATTTTAAACCACATGTTAAAAGGTATTGAAATGGATTCGAATTTGTTACTAGAAAATTTATCCGAAGACAAAAAGCTAGATATTATTTTTGAAGATGATATTTTAATTGTGGTAAACAAACCTGCTGAATTTTTATCAGTTCCTGGCAAAACCATTCAAGATTCTGTGTATAGCAGAATTAAAGAAAAATATCCATTGGCAACTGGTCCATTAATTGTGCATAGACTAGACATGTCTACTTCTGGCATTTTATTATTAACCAAAACTAAAGAAGCCAATAAAGTTTTACAAAGTCAGTTTATAAACAGAACTGTAAAAAAACGCTATGTTGCTTTATTAAATGGAGATTTGGCTGAAAAAAGTGGAAATATTCAATTGCCAATTAGAGTAGATTTAGATGACAGACCCAAACAACTAGTAGATTTTGTGCATGGAAAAAATGCAGAAACTAATTGGGAAATCATCAACAAAGAAAATGGAAAAACTCGGGTTTATTTTTATCCAATTACTGGTAGAACACATCAATTACGAGTGCATGCAGCTCATAAAAACGGATTAAACACTCCTATTTTGGGTGATGATTTGTATGGTAAAAAAGCAAATCGATTGCATTTGCATGCTCAATTTATTGAATTTTTGCATCCAACAACTCACAAAAAAATGAGTTTTACAGTTGATGCTGATTTTTAA